One part of the Magnetovibrio sp. PR-2 genome encodes these proteins:
- the pal gene encoding peptidoglycan-associated lipoprotein Pal: MRFKIVSLIAVAGVLAACGTAPTSETASTSGSGAGTGAASIVPGSAEDLKVNVGDRVFFAFDRYNLTAEARYTLQQQAAWMAANPAVNVAIEGHCDERGTREYNLALGERRATAVVDYLSTLGVAANRVSSISYGKERPEDPASNETAWAKNRRAVTTLK, encoded by the coding sequence ATGCGTTTCAAAATTGTGAGTCTGATTGCCGTTGCGGGCGTGTTGGCTGCTTGCGGCACCGCTCCGACTTCTGAAACCGCTTCGACGTCCGGTTCCGGTGCAGGTACCGGCGCAGCGAGCATCGTTCCGGGTTCCGCAGAAGACCTAAAAGTTAACGTCGGCGATCGCGTGTTCTTCGCTTTCGATCGTTACAACCTGACAGCCGAAGCCCGCTACACCCTGCAGCAACAAGCTGCTTGGATGGCTGCAAACCCGGCCGTCAATGTTGCCATCGAAGGTCACTGCGACGAACGCGGTACCCGTGAATACAACTTGGCATTGGGCGAACGCCGCGCCACCGCAGTGGTTGACTATTTGTCCACCTTGGGTGTTGCCGCAAACCGCGTTTCCTCCATCTCCTACGGTAAAGAGCGTCCTGAAGATCCGGCCTCCAACGAAACCGCTTGGGCCAAAAACCGTCGTGCTGTGACGACGCTCAAGTAA
- the tolB gene encoding Tol-Pal system beta propeller repeat protein TolB, protein MTHSVRLIAVLAFLMPLLISGAAKAELEINITQGVAEPMPVAIADFYGEGKGEQRLGASVAGVIAADLERSGLFLPIDKKAFIQDVESLNILPRFGDWRIINAKVLVQGRIEMTVDGRMKVEFRLWDVLAETQMEGMAYFTLPGNWRRVAHIVADAIYKRITGEDGYFDTRIVYIAESGPKTNRIKKLAIMDQDGENYNELTKGQDMVLTPRFSPDRQEITYLSYYNGVPRVYIFDIDSGRQEVLGDFPGMTFAPRFSPDGKSVIFSMTKQGNSEIYLMDLATRQERQITHHSAIDTSPSMSPDGKRVVFNSDRSGKQQLYVMNVNGTGVHRISFSKGRYATPVWSPRGDLIAFTRIYKGEFYIGVMRPDGSGERLLTKGFLVEAPTWAPNGRVLMFFRQEKSDKYGRGGKTRIFSIDLTGHNEREVKTPGDASDPAWSPLIP, encoded by the coding sequence ATGACACACTCTGTTCGTTTAATAGCCGTTTTGGCGTTCCTCATGCCGCTGCTGATTTCAGGGGCGGCCAAGGCTGAGCTGGAAATCAACATCACCCAAGGCGTGGCGGAACCCATGCCTGTGGCCATCGCCGATTTTTATGGCGAAGGCAAAGGGGAACAGAGACTCGGCGCGTCCGTTGCCGGTGTCATTGCGGCGGACTTAGAGCGATCGGGCCTGTTCCTGCCCATCGATAAAAAGGCCTTTATTCAAGATGTCGAAAGCCTGAACATCCTGCCGCGCTTTGGCGATTGGCGGATCATCAATGCCAAAGTCCTTGTGCAAGGCCGGATCGAAATGACCGTGGACGGGCGCATGAAAGTTGAATTTCGGTTGTGGGACGTGTTGGCCGAAACGCAAATGGAGGGCATGGCGTACTTCACCCTTCCGGGCAACTGGCGGCGTGTGGCACACATTGTCGCGGATGCCATTTACAAACGTATCACCGGTGAAGATGGCTACTTCGATACCCGCATTGTCTACATCGCAGAATCGGGTCCGAAAACCAATCGGATCAAAAAGCTCGCCATCATGGACCAAGACGGCGAGAATTATAACGAATTGACCAAAGGCCAAGATATGGTGCTGACGCCGCGCTTCTCGCCGGATCGTCAGGAAATCACCTACCTGTCCTACTATAACGGCGTGCCCCGCGTGTATATCTTCGATATCGACAGTGGCCGCCAAGAGGTTTTGGGCGATTTTCCGGGCATGACCTTTGCGCCACGGTTCTCACCGGACGGAAAATCCGTCATTTTTTCCATGACCAAGCAGGGTAATTCCGAAATTTATCTGATGGATTTGGCCACCCGACAAGAACGTCAAATCACCCATCACAGCGCCATTGATACCTCTCCGAGCATGTCGCCGGACGGCAAACGGGTGGTGTTTAACTCGGATCGTTCCGGCAAACAGCAGCTCTACGTCATGAACGTGAACGGCACGGGCGTGCACCGGATCAGCTTTTCCAAAGGCCGCTACGCCACGCCTGTCTGGTCGCCGCGCGGAGATTTGATTGCATTTACAAGAATTTATAAGGGTGAGTTCTACATCGGCGTGATGCGGCCGGACGGCTCTGGCGAGCGCTTGCTGACCAAAGGGTTCTTGGTCGAAGCCCCCACCTGGGCGCCCAATGGCCGGGTGTTGATGTTCTTTCGTCAGGAAAAATCTGACAAATATGGTCGCGGTGGGAAAACACGTATTTTCTCCATAGACTTGACCGGACATAACGAGCGGGAAGTCAAAACACCCGGTGATGCGTCAGATCCGGCGTGGTCCCCCTTGATTCCTTAG